In Xanthomonas sacchari, a genomic segment contains:
- a CDS encoding symmetrical bis(5'-nucleosyl)-tetraphosphatase, with protein sequence MAVWAIGDLQGCYDITQQLLEKIRFDPAVDRLWFCGDLVNRGGQSLETLRLVHSLRDHSVVVLGNHDLSLLAIGERSPDEQRKVNPDLQRIVLAEDRDELLTWLRMQKLLHADRQLGWMMIHAGLAPKWTTALAEKHAREVEQQLHGNGYRKLFRNMYGDRPAWSPGLTGYDRSRAIINLFTRARYCTPRGRIAIEEKGTPGTQAQGLYPWFEVPGRVERDLKIVCGHWSTLGLTITQGVHAIDTGAVWGGKLTALRLDSEDLQVVQVPGRPVQGPPPAARSGTPRRRGTPNRGQTPAASAPEQEQE encoded by the coding sequence ATGGCGGTCTGGGCGATCGGCGACCTGCAGGGTTGCTACGACATCACCCAGCAGTTGCTGGAGAAGATCCGCTTCGATCCCGCGGTGGACCGGCTGTGGTTCTGCGGCGACCTGGTCAACCGCGGCGGGCAGTCGCTGGAGACGCTGCGGCTGGTGCACTCGTTGCGCGACCACAGCGTGGTGGTGCTGGGCAATCACGATCTGTCGCTGCTGGCGATCGGCGAGCGCAGCCCGGACGAACAGCGCAAGGTCAATCCGGACCTGCAGCGCATCGTGCTGGCCGAGGACCGCGACGAACTGCTGACCTGGCTGCGCATGCAGAAGCTGCTGCACGCCGACCGCCAACTCGGCTGGATGATGATCCACGCCGGCCTGGCGCCGAAATGGACCACCGCGCTGGCCGAGAAGCACGCGCGCGAGGTCGAGCAGCAACTGCACGGCAACGGCTACCGCAAGCTGTTCCGCAACATGTACGGCGACCGCCCGGCGTGGTCGCCGGGCCTGACCGGCTACGACCGGTCGCGCGCGATCATCAACCTGTTCACCCGCGCCCGCTACTGCACTCCGCGCGGGCGCATCGCGATCGAGGAAAAAGGCACGCCCGGCACCCAGGCGCAGGGCCTGTATCCGTGGTTCGAGGTGCCGGGGCGGGTCGAGCGCGACCTGAAGATCGTCTGCGGGCATTGGTCGACGCTGGGCCTGACCATCACCCAGGGCGTGCACGCGATCGACACCGGCGCGGTTTGGGGCGGCAAGCTGACCGCGCTGCGCCTGGACAGCGAGGACCTGCAGGTGGTGCAGGTGCCGGGCCGGCCGGTGCAGGGACCGCCGCCGGCTGCGCGCAGCGGCACGCCGCGGCGGCGCGGCACGCCAAACCGTGGACAGACGCCAGCTGCATCCGCGCCGGAGCAGGAGCAGGAGTGA